From the genome of Periplaneta americana isolate PAMFEO1 chromosome 17, P.americana_PAMFEO1_priV1, whole genome shotgun sequence:
gtgggttttatttttattttagtagattgtttaacgacgctttatcaacatcataggttatttagcatctgaatgagatgaaggtgataatgccagtgaaatgagtccggggtccagcaccgaaagttacccagcatttgctcatattgggttgagggaaaaccccggaaaaaaaaacctcaaccaggtaactttccccgaccgggaatcaaacctgggccacctggtttcgcggccagacgcgctgactgttactccacaggttgtaAGGACAATTATTAGTTCACAAACGACGAacatcaaaattttataaaataaaacaacaagagGTAATAAAATTACGTGCTGAAAGAAATGACGTAGTCGACCTAGTGTTCGACTTATGCAAAATGTTCCCCTTTCTTGTCTTCTTGTACAGGAAATGTTCTATTTAAGAAAACTGTGGCTTTTTGTATTTGGAATCCATAACCAGGAAAATAACACAGCACAGTTTTATTGCTACCATGAAGGACAAGCTAATCGAGGCCCCATTGAAGTCTGCACAATTCTCAATGACTACATAAGTGAACTTGACTCAGTGAAAGAACTACATGTGTTTAGTGATCCTTGCTGCAGACAGAATCGAAATAACActgtttttagtaggttgttttacgacgctttatcaacagcttaggttatttagtgtctgaatgtgatgaaggtgataatgtcggtgaaatgagtccgaggtcaaacaccgatagttacccagtatttgctcatgatgggttgagggaaaacgccggaaaaaacctcaatcaggtaactagtcctgaccggaaatcgaacccaggccacctggtttcgcggccagacgcgctgttacttcACAGTTGTGGACAATAATACTGTTGTATGTTGCCTCATGTATCGAACAATGGCTGCCAAGTTTCAGATAATTCAGCACTGTTATCCTGTACGAGGTCACTCGTTCCTCCCGTGCAACAGGGATTTCACCATAATAAAAAGagtgatacaaaaaaaaaaagacagaatctACTGTGTGAAACAATATGTTGAGATGATAGTTAATTCAAGATAAACACAGAATGCTTTTCAAGTCAAGATTATTGGACATCAAGATATCATTGATGTTAAAGAATGGTGGCCACACTTCTTAAAAAGAATCTTAAATTGCTCTAAATAGTCACATGAAGTAAAAGTTTTCACTTGCTAACTGCCGGcatttgacctataaacagaATACCCCAGGCTATGTCGTTTCTTTGGAATGGATAAATGGACTGAATCGCAAGACATACAGACTTTAAGGCAAGAGGAACACCTCTGCTCCTAGAAATATGGCATACGACTCCGAAGTTCCTATACATCCCAAGAAGCTGCAAGacgttaacaaaataattaaatacattccaTCAGAGTATTAGAAGTTTTATAACAACATTCTTCAATGGCCCACAAGAAATCCTATCCAATCTGATGAAGAAGATTATTagttaaattgttaattaaaattatttttaatactacagcacaatttataaaattcttaagatgtttgactgaaattaaataacattcacACTGTGTTAACAATAGAAATTTAACTAACAATAAATAACAGATTAAACCTGTGTTTAATTGAGTTTCTTTGCAAATTACTCttgagaatttttaatttattggaaaaaggaagaatgtCCATCAATTTCAAAAGAGgatggattcaaaaatatttatcgaATGCACTGAAACGACGCACCATACAGTTCAGGGAACTTAGTTCTACAAGTTTGTAATGCATCACAAAGCTGTAGGAACAATATCGTAAGTGTTAATAAGTTTtacttagttttctcaaaacatagGCGCATGGACATTCTTCCCTTTTCCAATCAGTGAttcaattattaagaatacttcagtgcacctagtaggcatttttttagatttttaatatggctatttcacattgatatataacttttataaattgaatcgtaaaaaaatatttctaataattatattaaaattagttagtaaatatttaacaaaagacagtactttaagcttttaaatgaatttttcaaaaaacatttaacatcaatatcctcagaaatatgacgctttaataatgttgcattgtgcgacatttttaacgaattttaacatgcaatattttaaacacATGTGGACttagaaggaaataaaaacacatttgttggtttattagactcataagagttggtaaaaaaatatataaacgcaatcagaaatatgaaggtcaaaatttgtataattttgtgcgatttgacgtggaatgactctattGCGATTATTTCCCTCATTCTTGCTCCACAACTCGAAAACAACTCTCCGGGATAGTGAGCGCATGgcatctgaaaataattaatagctactctGTATGCACTTGTTTGCAGAAAAGAATAATGACGTCGtattcagaaaagtataatgaatatatctctacaaaattttatagagGTGATAGAGGGCTATACCTTTTAAAAGTCAACTCGAAGTCATATAATAAGGTCAAACTCAAAGTCTTTGTACATGTTtatccagacacttattctagacaataagataataattgttGTCACGAAAATTAGTTTATATGTAAGtacataccttcttataatatatccacactctgtattagaaaaaaatactgtactaacTTCACCAATTTGCAccattcaaatacaaactgcacgCCTGCCTCTGCAGCataaatgatcttatcggagaaatgcaactttcgctctgttgtgaggcTCTAAGACAAAAATGTAACCATCAGTCTACCATTtggatattgtaacttttatccACAACAATAATGTGAGTTTTATTCTGATTTTGATCACACACCCGtgaacaatgggtattccactcaacattGCAAACAGtaatcgttattgcactccaccgaacgacaatgacaattcacgtgtattattgagaagaacaacaatggcacacctaatttcaactaatgttcacaaaacacCATGTACAAaccaaaactgtcagttctcagttcacagttcattcgccttggctagttcttctagctcactcactcaagttcacagtacatcgaaccccaagccttccagatacagttcgctgcacttcgaacccaagacttccagataaagttcactgcacttcgaacccaagacttccgcaCTTGCCTGGAtgctgccacagttgcggacctactcaagttcactgtacttcGAACTCAGGTTCACCTCGCTCCAAGGCTTGAAGACTAGCTAGCTCTCTCACAGCTGACAAACTAACCGACTTACTTCTGAAGGCTGCTCGCGCttttattaaatcacacgttctcgaaTCTTCGGTTCGCGTGGTTTTGCGAAACTTCCAGAGGGATACGTTTCTAGATGTTCTCTCTGCTCCGCGTCACCCTGCACCATCCCTCGCACTAGATGCGTGCGAAACTTCCCCGACGCGACCAGGtcttccaacatggcgccacaattttatattatggaGTGTATAACCACGACTGCCCAAGAATTGAGCATTAAAGACAGGGGTGAGAAatatgatttttggccggctagatgcttcaaattacacactgtgcgccgTAGCCAAAGTTCAAAGTCATATAATTCTTCAATCTGAGTATCTGTGAAGTCCTTAATGATGTCATCAATGCTAAGTTAAATAACGTATGAGATAGAGGCGAGCCCTGAGCAACACCTTTGTATAGTTGGATCTTTAATGTTTTGTTAATCGCACTTTATATAGTTATCTGTTACCCTAGATGAGATCAATAATCAGTTCTCTTACGTTATTTGGCATATTAGTCCGTGCCAAACACCTCTTCAGGCGTGGATGACCTATATTATGGTAATCCTTGGAGATATTCAAAAAAATAATGCAGCAGTCTTTTTTGTTAGTGATAGATATTTTAAGGCATCCAttaataaaattgatgtattgatATGACAACCAGGAATTGTAACAAAACCACGTTGTTGGGCAGAGAATTCAAGGAATAGTCGCAGTCTCCTATTAGAAGTTTTTTATATGACAAGTCTAATTATACAAAAGATAGAAATAGGCCGCCAATTATTAATTTCTTCAGGTTTCCcgcttttaaatattaaaattgttcttGCTACTTTCAGTGCTCCAGAACACTTTTTAAATTTCAACATGGGATTTGCTAAAAGACATAATAAGTTAATAGTTTGAAGTTCTTTCAAAACTAGAACAATAATCTGATCCGTTCGTGTTGATGTGTCTATTTTGATCTGACTAAGAGCAGAGTTGATTTCTTCTTCACGTATTTCTCTATCATCTTCAGTAAAAAACCGGTACTATATCTGCCAAAGGatttaaatcatttttatcaTCAAATATACTTTGGAAATGATGGTAAGTTGAAGAAATCGGGAGTTTGCATTGAATGTTATTCTGATTTTTCATTATATTCCTGACTACTTTACGACACTGGTTACAGTAAAGATATTGGGAGACTTCGTTCgtattgatatcttcttctattatGCTATGGCCGATGTTTTTATAATCTTTCAGGCTTCTTATTAGTCATATATGAACTGGCGTACcacgttttcttcttcttcctagcATTATAATATCAGATGGTAGGATGTTTCGGACCAGGAAGATAAGATATTGCATCCACTAAGTACTCAACTAATTCTTGATAGAATAACTCATGTCAGAATGCAGTAACATGACTGTTAACCTTTTCTCAAATTCTATAATAGCCTGTggtctttcatttgttttcttatgcTTATTGTGAACTCTGTCTTGGGTAATATCAGTCTCACTATTggcattaatttatttgtttcctCTGGTTTCGAGACATCGTGTTTTGGATTGTCATACTTAGAAGTTATCATATTCCTATAAGCATCGGGATGTGCTTTACTTATATCAATTCCATATTATTTCCAAATGACACAAGTTTAGTAATTACATCCAATAACTCCAACAGAtcccaatcttcaacagaggcaattctcctcaaaatatgtgattggttatcagtcaataaattattattaaaatgtaacaaaactaaGTTAAACCAATCCTGTACAAATCCAACCCCGCAAATTTCAACCGCAATAACTAATAATAGGTCTCTAATATAAACAACCAAATATCTTGGCTTAGAAATCGATATTGTATTAAATGGAAAAAtatcaaagaaattacccccaaaataaattcagcatgttttgctattagatatatgccagatatagtaaatatcaatatcttagaaacaatatagcctactttgcatacttccactggATAATGGGTTTTGAAacaatattctggagaaattccacatATGGTAACAGcatatgaggctatcaagtgcaaaactcgccttatccaaaatttaaataaaaaaatgagttacatataggatgttgtacttcttgcagctctctatctactgatatagtcaGTTTGTGCAAATCCTGtttaattcctcttccatagagctcagaaatcTATTATCAAATGGGAAACTGTCCATATCCTtaacggtttttcctgttttctgacaaatcactttacctggacaAGGCGAGTTTTGCATCTGATAGCCTCATATTcccactacaaaaaagagtaattggagTAATAATAGATaccaaatctaggaaatcgtgtaggaccatttaaaaaaatacaaataatgcacATGCCTTGtcagtatatactgtatttccatTACTTAACTTCCTCGTAAATAATCATGAAAAATTTGTAACTAGTTCAACAGttgatagcataaatacacgtaaaaaaattatttcatacacCATCGGTAAGTCTGTCGAATTATCAAAAACGAGTGTGTTATGTGGCAGTAAAAATTTCTAATAGCGTCTCTATGGATACAAAaaggaaactcaaaacataatattatttacggccaaattaaagaagtacctaatttctcacgccttctattctgtaagtgaatttatgacgtgcttcatgaatatttctgccttgtattaattattaatgttaaacGATTGTGTTGTACTTGTAGACTATAGTGTAAAACACTTCTGTATATAATtcaacggtccacacctgtggagtaatggttagcgcgtctagccgcaaaaccaggtggcccgggttcgattcccagtcggggcaagttaccaggttgaggttttttccggggttttccctcaacccaatataagcaaatgctgggtaactttcggtgttggaccccggactcatttcactggtattatcaccttcatctcattcagacgctaaataacctaagatgttgataaagcgtcgtaaaataacctactaaaataaaaaagtatatatttcaactagactgtgactataagtaAGACTGTatagtatattaaatatttttgacatgttccacattctagctgtgaagtgatgtatgaataccatgcagtgaaaataaatacaatacaataaaataaaactcagaaAGAAACAGTAAAGATTATACTAACTTTCTGCTCAGGTCTATGCAGAGCTCCATATTgctcatttcataaaaaaatgtttacagGTCTCTTGACATTGTATTCCCGACCTTACAACCTTGCACTTGAAATGTGGTCATTGCTTGAGGGCATTGTCTGCAACTAAAGGAACTTCAATATGAGGCGATGCTTGATGGCAGAATTTCCATTTGATAACATCTGCACTTCAAAAATTGCATGTAACAGAATTTATAAtagcaaaataaacattttatgagCAATTTATGAACGGAAAAGTAATCAAATTCAACATAGGCTGCTAAGAATAAATTGAAATTGCTACTATCTCAATGTCTAAAATTAAACATGGtggtatcattttttttttttttaatttgttgcaaCAAACCCTGATCTAATAAACTTTACATTGTGTAAGAAGATTGTTCTGGTTAGTTTCAGGGATGCGGTGCCAGGATGTGGCTGTGCATTCGGGTGTTACTATGTACGTACGTTTGTTTACTCTGTGCCAATTTTTTCTGttctatctttaaaaaatatcagtAACATGTTACTAAAACCTCTCCTTTGGCGTTTATAAGCATTACAACAAAAAAATTCCTAGGTTCATGCCAGAGATATATAGACGATGAGAAGTATGATTTTTAAGGAAAATTTCCTAATATCATGAGCTTTAAATAGAGTATCAGTTTATCCTTCCAGCAAATATATTGAAACTACATGAAAGCACTAAGGTGCAGCATTGGGATCCCATCTGCACTTATGCGGTTGTCACCGATGCATTTCCCTAAAAAGCAGCTGCGATTAGGCAGcctgcaaataaaaaaaattctcactgTATTCATGTATTAAAACTCGCAATTTTCGAATTCATATTTACATGCCAATTTAGGGTAACCTTAAACGTGAAACATATTAGAGAGACGTCAATTTTGAAAGGCATTTCGCCAGTATGAAGGTACTTAAATTCTTTAAACTTCCAGATTCAGGTTAAGTCTTATcgcatatatcatatttcattacTCTGTCCTGTATAGGTGGACGTCACTGTAGAGATATTCGTTTTGTGAAGAAAGATTTCGCATGTGTGTCTGCTTAAAACTGATGATGCTGAGAAATTCTTTCCACAAACGTCACATCTGAAACGTATTtcgcctgttttttttttctttttagtggGTTACTTTACAAccctatatcaacatctcaggatatttaacatctgaatgtaATGAAAATGATATTGGTGAAATAATTCCATGGgacagcatcgatagttacccagcattgacagaaaaccgcagaaaaaacttcaatcaggtaacttgccctgacagggattcgaacccgggtcaactGGTTTTGCattcagactcgctaaccgttactccacaggtgtggactctcctgATACTATTTAATGTTCTTTTTTAAGggtctcaattttgaaaaaaaaaaaaaaaaaaaaaaaaaccgcccACAAGCCAAGTAATTGAATGCCACTTCGCCTGTGTGAATTTGAACATGTCAGTTTAAATCTCCCAATGCTGAGAAATGAAATCCACAGATCTGGAATTATAATGGTTTCTCGCGTATATGTATGCTTGCATGTCTGTTTAAATCGTACGGGaatgaaaaacactttccacaaacatcacatttgaatggcctttcgccagTGTGTATTCGTGCATGTCTATTTAAATCTCCCAATACTAAAAAACATTTTCCACACACaccgcatttgaatggcctttcgcctgaGTGAAAGCgcaaatgattttttaaaattcccggttgtgagaaacactttccacatacctcacatttgaatggcctttcccCAATGTGTATGCGTGCATGTCTCTTTAAAATTCCCTGTAgcgagaaacattttccacacacCTTGCATATAAATGACCTTTCGTCTATGTGTATGCGTGTATGACTTCTTAAATTTGACGCttgtgagaaacactttccacaaacttcgcatttgaatggcctttcgcctgtgtgAATGCGTACATGATTCTTTAAAACTACAGGTaatgagaaacactttccacatgcatcacatttgaatggcctttcgccagTGTGAATGCGTGCATGTCTCTTTAAAACTCCCGGCAccgagaaacattttccacatacctcgcatttgaatggcctttggCCCATATGTATGCGTGCATGACTCCTTAAATTTGACGCttgtgagaaacactttccacacaactcgcatttgaatggcctttcgcctgtgtgAATAAGTACATGTTTCTTTAAATTTCCCGAATCCGAGTAACCctttccacacacctcgcatttgaatggcctctcGCCTGTGTGTATGCGTGAGTGTCTGTTTAAATCAAAGGATCTCATGAATGTCTTCCCACACATTTGGCAATGAAATGGCTTCTTGTCTTTGTGTACGAGTGCATGCTTTTTTACATCACTCAGTTTCAATAAAGATATTCCACAGATATCGCATTTGAATAACTTCTTTTTTGTGTGTATATGATAATGAAGTTTCAGAGATTGCGGTGTTCCAAACACCTTGTTGCATATATTGCACTTGATAGAATTATCGCTTACGTCGTTAATGTTTGAACACTCCGGTCTGTTGCTAGCACACTGTATCAAATTGTGTTCTTCGCTACCAACGCTGGCGTGTTCTTGTGACAAACTCTTCTCAACATCACTTGCAATGCTGAAATgaataaaacattatataaaatattataataatcactgtgctgagatgaaaataaattaacaaatgcgAGAATAATTATACAGAATGGATGGTAAACTCTGCACAAAAATTAAACTGGTATTAGATCATGAGGATAGATTTGAAATGTCTAAACAAGTTTATATtagaacagggctgggcacattacgtgattctgagaaatgagcgctgtgtgctttaaagagcgcgacttgcgagcgctgtgacgtaagcatactCTACGTCATTcggtgtcggtgcagtggtgactctgtaGTATGAGACGAACTTTGAAGacgagcttccgctcatacactaaagcggtccactactcccaatgcttttaatgtatcatggaaggaggagttctttttggtagagagcagtggattagcaaagtgtttaatttggcataaaacacgccgactgattaagaagttcaatatcaaacgacattattctttacaacatgctactgaatatgacaaatatgttagtaatgaacgccataaattaatacaacttaaagaaaatgtttctcaggtacattatattagagtatctatttgatatttacattgcattataagttattatacatttagtattatataattttaaattatacaagtattatgatatatcatagtatagtatattacagttcatgatatatcatatatcatattatatatcatgaactgtaatatactatactatgataatacttgtataatttaaaattatatattactaaatgtactataataacttataatgcaatataaatatcgaatagatactctaatataatctACCTGAGAAACATggtttttaagttgtattaatttatggtcatatatcatatcatatataatatatatcatatcatattatatatatatcataccatatattatattatatattatgtattaacaggatgacaataatgcacttagtgaatcggctatgagaattagctacaaaatttgccacgaaattgcaaaggaattgaaaacattcaacgaaggtgaattcatcaagcgatgtttaattatattggcagatgaactctggccacagcaagtaggggaagtggaagccatacgcctgtctcgtagaaccgtggtgaggacattgcagtatgtgcgtatgggttatgtaaataagcataatgatttgtgtgtgtgcatagaccgaagtttatttcattaaattaataagagtgttataaattctgtaatgtacaatggattgatgtaatatccttattaactattatgtactgacagactgaatgaatagaacaaccatGGCtcatgttatattaatgcagggaaggtagctgtaatgtgagtacGCCACTGCgcgagcgttctgctctggcttggaactgtagtgccttgcggagcgagagcagctctggccggctagactGAGCTGCTTtcatgcccggccctgttctACAACATTCACTCTTCTAGAGGAAACAGttgtgtttctatgaagcatatgGCAACATCACGTCTAATCCAATAATTCTTAAGTGCAGCCTGCAATCTTTACATTCTCCTCCACTGTTGTTCTCGGCTCGAAAGTGTGCTgctttgcaagatttattttaacgatttggccattattcaatttaaattcatgactaAACGGTTTCAATTTTCATGTTATGCATTGGAACCAAATATATGATACATAGCTGTTTTTgattatgaaacagaacagtgtGAAGTTCCAATTGCCTTTTGAACTGTTTTGAAGTTACAAGATGTATTCCATAAAAACTGCTTTATATTTTCAGgagtatacatattttttttatttttccggcCCTTTACTCTATTCagattaattttaacaatatcgtttaatattttctttgaattagCAAATTCTTGTATACCTTTTTACTTTTACTGTGGCTGTCAGCAGTAATCGAATGTAGAGAATTTATATTGTCTACAAATTTGGAGAAGTTATGTTTTGATGAGTCAGTAAAGTATTATGAAATAGGTATGTTACAATCATTGAACTGGTCCTGGTAAAAACATTGACAATGTGAAGTTTGAAAATCACTGTTACTGTCTCTTTCTTTACCTTTCGCTTTATCACACATACAGACCTACAAGATTCATCTACTGAGAGCTAAGGTATCTCTTGGAAGGATGAAATAAGTAGGCTACTAGATCCTAGTGCAGCATCTCATAGCTGTATGTAGATCAGGATATGACCTCATATCACTATTATTTCAATTGATGCCTGTGatatcagaaataaaaaaataacctttGTTACTTCTGTTTCCATTTATCCAAGTACAGTACGCATCTCATAGCTGTATGTAGATCAGGATATGACCTCATATCACTATTATTTAAATTGATGCCtataatattagaaataaaaaaataacctttGTTACTTCTGTTTCCATTTATCCTAGTATAGTGCGCATCTCATAGCTGTATGTAGATCAGGATATGACCTCATATCACTATTATTTAAATTGATGCCtataatattagaaataaaaaaataacctttGTTACTTCTGTTTCCATTTATCCTAGTACAGTGCTCATCTCATAGCTGTATGTAGATCAGGATATGACCTCATAT
Proteins encoded in this window:
- the LOC138693467 gene encoding zinc finger protein 235-like, producing MEENKTSLEEGDLSHLEVSGMKTECVDQSYDVKSEIKIEDTNLVPISFPMVKSEFDEDLFEVGRVEQEQKVEVSSEEDEVFSESIASDVEKSLSQEHASVGSEEHNLIQCASNRPECSNINDVSDNSIKCNICNKVFGTPQSLKLHYHIHTKKKLFKCDICGISLLKLSDVKKHALVHKDKKPFHCQMCGKTFMRSFDLNRHSRIHTGERPFKCEVCGKGYSDSGNLKKHVLIHTGERPFKCELCGKCFSQASNLRSHARIHMGQRPFKCEVCGKCFSVPGVLKRHARIHTGERPFKCDACGKCFSLPVVLKNHVRIHTGERPFKCEVCGKCFSQASNLRSHTRIHIDERSFICKVCGKCFSLQGILKRHARIHIGERPFKCEVCGKCFSQPGILKNHLRFHSGERPFKCGVCGKCFLVLGDLNRHARIHTGERPFKCDVCGKCFSFPYDLNRHASIHIREKPL